Proteins from a single region of Haloarchaeobius litoreus:
- a CDS encoding type 1 glutamine amidotransferase, whose translation MTRHIAVLDASLGDTPAERNLRRELEAHDDVEVDVYKLPDGEHPPTVASSAWNYDGVVVSGSQTSVYEDRDWIHDATVWLRNIHAAGIPVLGICWGHQFIAQALGGRVVDMGEYELGYRQVFRVGDDPLFEGVPEAFVSFETHSDRVAELPPGAKVLARNDNGVQAFRVGSAYGLQFHPEYDRQTATWVTEGKDLPDERIQQVLDGITDESVAAAEAATMVFENFLELAGTHQRVVAPATGPRY comes from the coding sequence ATGACCCGTCACATCGCCGTACTCGACGCGTCGCTCGGTGACACGCCCGCCGAACGGAACCTGCGTCGTGAACTTGAGGCCCACGACGACGTCGAGGTCGACGTGTACAAGCTGCCCGACGGGGAGCATCCACCGACCGTCGCGAGCTCGGCGTGGAACTACGATGGCGTCGTGGTCAGCGGCTCCCAGACCTCCGTCTACGAGGACCGCGACTGGATCCACGACGCCACCGTGTGGCTGCGCAACATCCACGCGGCCGGCATCCCCGTACTCGGCATCTGCTGGGGGCATCAGTTCATCGCGCAGGCCCTGGGTGGTCGCGTGGTCGACATGGGCGAGTACGAGCTGGGCTACCGACAGGTGTTCCGTGTGGGCGACGACCCGCTGTTCGAGGGCGTCCCGGAAGCGTTCGTCAGCTTCGAGACGCACTCCGACAGGGTGGCGGAACTCCCGCCCGGGGCGAAGGTCCTCGCACGGAACGACAACGGCGTCCAGGCGTTCAGGGTCGGCAGTGCGTACGGCCTGCAGTTCCACCCGGAGTACGACCGACAGACCGCCACCTGGGTCACCGAGGGGAAGGACCTTCCCGACGAGCGGATCCAGCAGGTCCTCGACGGCATCACCGACGAGTCCGTCGCGGCGGCCGAGGCGGCGACGATGGTCTTCGAGAACTTCCTTGAACTGGCGGGGACCCACCAGCGCGTCGTGGCCCCGGCCACGGGTCCTCGATACTGA
- a CDS encoding SDR family NAD(P)-dependent oxidoreductase, translating into MSLLDDEIAVITGGSSGIGRGIALAFAEHGAKAVVVADVREDPKEEGIPTHEKIETETDADAAFVHCDVTDREDLTAAMDAADEFGGVSIMVNNAGVWRAEDFFDVSEEEYRWLMDINLYGAFFGSQVAAERMVEGDGGSIINISSIAGLFGNGNWPTYSASKGGLTMLTYSLAHTLAEHDIRVNAIHPGGIETKIGGDQESSEEEAAVFAQQVPLGRYGQPEEIGGAATFLASDLASYITGESLVVDGGWTSWR; encoded by the coding sequence ATGTCACTACTCGATGACGAGATTGCGGTCATCACGGGCGGGAGCTCCGGAATCGGACGCGGGATCGCACTCGCGTTCGCCGAACACGGCGCGAAGGCGGTGGTCGTCGCCGACGTCCGCGAGGACCCAAAGGAGGAGGGGATTCCGACCCACGAGAAGATCGAGACGGAGACCGACGCCGATGCGGCGTTCGTCCACTGCGACGTGACGGACCGCGAGGACCTCACCGCGGCCATGGACGCTGCCGACGAGTTCGGCGGCGTCTCCATCATGGTGAACAACGCGGGCGTCTGGCGTGCAGAGGACTTCTTCGACGTCAGCGAGGAGGAGTACCGCTGGTTGATGGACATCAACCTCTACGGCGCGTTCTTCGGCTCGCAGGTCGCAGCGGAGCGCATGGTCGAGGGCGACGGGGGCAGCATCATCAACATCTCGAGCATCGCCGGCCTGTTCGGCAACGGCAACTGGCCGACGTACTCGGCCTCGAAGGGCGGTCTCACGATGCTGACGTACTCGCTCGCCCACACGCTCGCGGAGCACGACATCAGGGTCAACGCCATCCATCCGGGCGGCATCGAGACGAAGATCGGTGGCGACCAGGAATCCAGCGAGGAGGAGGCCGCGGTGTTCGCCCAGCAGGTCCCGCTCGGGCGGTACGGCCAGCCCGAGGAGATCGGCGGCGCGGCGACGTTCCTCGCGAGCGACCTCGCGAGCTACATCACCGGCGAGTCGCTCGTCGTCGACGGCGGCTGGACGAGCTGGCGGTAG
- a CDS encoding high-potential iron-sulfur protein: MEGRRSRPDDGSGYHLWSRRHYLVATAGIGALSGCLGGDGDGADGTTAVETTTIVDDDTDDDADDDTDDGEDDDEELPEGVSREEFENGPVPDVYLSARSIGGEQRGSEELFPKADVQFSEYEEALENNAHQPGRCCANCHEYIHDRNGDGFGACVAVEGYIDGADWCTVWEELPEPSVPEGLSEEELPTAQVPEQYRTASSQGGEERDPNDLRTQEAVQLMESVEAIADGLGQPGQSCGNCAEFIPDENGDGWGACAKVEGYVAVEDWCAIWEHITEEL; encoded by the coding sequence ATGGAGGGTCGACGCTCGCGGCCGGACGACGGTTCGGGGTACCACCTGTGGAGCCGGCGACACTACCTCGTCGCCACGGCGGGCATCGGGGCCCTGAGCGGTTGTCTCGGCGGTGACGGGGACGGCGCGGACGGCACCACCGCCGTCGAGACGACGACGATAGTGGACGATGACACGGACGATGATGCGGACGACGATACGGACGACGGTGAGGACGACGACGAGGAGCTGCCGGAGGGTGTCTCCCGCGAGGAGTTCGAGAACGGACCCGTCCCTGACGTCTACCTGTCGGCGAGGTCCATCGGCGGCGAACAGCGGGGGAGCGAGGAGCTGTTCCCCAAGGCGGACGTCCAGTTCTCCGAGTACGAGGAGGCTCTGGAGAACAACGCCCACCAGCCGGGGCGGTGCTGTGCGAACTGTCACGAGTACATCCACGACCGGAACGGCGACGGGTTCGGCGCGTGTGTGGCCGTCGAGGGCTACATCGACGGCGCGGACTGGTGTACCGTCTGGGAGGAGCTCCCCGAGCCGAGCGTGCCCGAGGGGCTGTCCGAGGAGGAGTTGCCCACCGCGCAGGTCCCGGAACAGTACCGGACAGCCAGCTCACAGGGTGGGGAGGAGCGCGACCCGAACGACCTCCGCACGCAGGAGGCCGTACAGCTCATGGAGTCGGTCGAGGCCATCGCGGACGGTCTCGGGCAGCCGGGACAGTCGTGTGGCAACTGTGCGGAGTTCATCCCGGACGAGAACGGCGACGGCTGGGGGGCCTGTGCGAAGGTGGAGGGCTACGTCGCGGTCGAAGACTGGTGCGCTATCTGGGAGCACATCACCGAGGAGCTCTGA
- the trxA gene encoding thioredoxin — protein MSGDSTIEDIREQKKQQLQNETDDDSASASADGVGPAEPVYVNGTDELTSTIDEYDVVLVDFYADWCGPCQMLEPVVESIAETTDAAVAKVDVDANQQLAAQFGVQGVPTMVLFADGDPVKQMVGFEDEGTLRSLIEQHS, from the coding sequence ATGAGTGGAGATAGTACCATCGAGGACATCCGCGAGCAGAAGAAGCAGCAACTCCAGAACGAGACCGATGACGATAGCGCCAGCGCCAGCGCCGACGGCGTCGGGCCGGCGGAGCCAGTGTACGTCAACGGCACGGACGAGCTGACGTCGACCATCGACGAGTACGACGTCGTCCTCGTCGACTTCTACGCCGACTGGTGCGGCCCCTGCCAGATGCTCGAACCCGTCGTCGAGTCCATCGCCGAGACCACGGACGCCGCCGTCGCGAAGGTCGACGTCGACGCGAACCAGCAACTCGCCGCCCAGTTCGGCGTCCAGGGCGTGCCGACCATGGTCCTGTTCGCCGACGGCGACCCCGTCAAGCAGATGGTCGGGTTCGAGGACGAGGGCACGCTGCGCAGTCTCATCGAGCAGCACAGCTAA
- a CDS encoding pyridoxal-phosphate-dependent aminotransferase family protein has product MQMTPGPTAVPPRVRERMSDPMPNPDVEDEFFELYEDVCEKLQRVYDTDDDVIVMGGEGILGLEAAIASTVAPGDDVLCVSNGLYGDGFADFVESYGGDPTLVSTEYTEPLDIEGIEAELAAGEYELATMVHCETPTGTLNDVEPVLELLDEHDVLSVVDAVSSLGGSPVPSEHIDITLGASQKAFSSPPGLTTVAVSDRAWEVATERDPDSLYTNLLPWRDTSEMFPYTHLVANVAALDESLTMLLDEGLEAAYERHDRVSAHCRERASELGLDLYPDAERSAPTVTALHLPGRAKAVQQELATEHDIVLSPGLGDLADDILRVGHMGYNAEEAKVDRVMDALATVLDS; this is encoded by the coding sequence ATGCAGATGACACCCGGCCCGACGGCGGTTCCGCCGCGGGTGCGCGAGCGGATGAGCGACCCGATGCCGAACCCGGACGTCGAGGACGAGTTCTTCGAACTGTACGAAGACGTCTGCGAGAAGCTCCAGCGCGTCTACGATACCGACGACGACGTGATCGTCATGGGCGGCGAGGGAATCCTCGGGCTGGAGGCCGCCATCGCGTCGACCGTCGCGCCCGGTGACGACGTGCTGTGCGTCTCGAACGGGCTGTACGGCGACGGGTTCGCGGATTTCGTGGAGAGCTACGGCGGGGACCCGACGCTCGTCAGCACAGAGTACACCGAGCCGCTGGACATCGAGGGCATCGAGGCCGAACTCGCCGCGGGCGAGTACGAGCTCGCGACGATGGTGCACTGCGAGACCCCGACGGGGACGCTCAACGACGTCGAACCGGTGCTCGAACTGCTCGACGAGCACGACGTCCTCTCGGTGGTCGACGCCGTCTCCTCGCTGGGTGGCTCGCCGGTGCCGAGCGAGCACATCGACATCACCCTCGGTGCCTCCCAGAAGGCGTTCAGCTCCCCACCGGGGCTGACGACCGTCGCGGTCAGCGACCGTGCGTGGGAGGTCGCGACGGAGCGAGACCCGGACTCGCTGTATACGAACCTGTTGCCCTGGCGCGACACGAGCGAGATGTTCCCGTACACGCATCTGGTGGCGAACGTCGCCGCACTCGACGAGTCGCTCACGATGCTGCTCGACGAGGGACTCGAAGCCGCCTACGAGCGTCACGACCGGGTCTCTGCACACTGTCGCGAGCGCGCGAGCGAGCTGGGCCTCGACCTCTACCCGGACGCGGAGCGCAGCGCGCCGACGGTCACCGCGTTGCACCTTCCTGGACGGGCCAAGGCGGTCCAGCAGGAGCTCGCGACCGAGCATGACATCGTGCTCTCGCCCGGTCTCGGCGACCTGGCAGACGATATCCTTCGGGTCGGACACATGGGCTACAACGCCGAGGAGGCGAAGGTCGACAGGGTGATGGACGCGCTGGCCACGGTCCTCGACTCGTAG
- a CDS encoding helix-turn-helix domain-containing protein, with product MIRARFRMTLPREIWISEVSRANPQATYRLLTAAAVQGRSLELGEVVADDPRPAVGSVRDHPDVVAFDLLFVDDGRALSRYESTELRLYEFLGASSLPPLFPVVVEDGRMTFDVAATRDQFEAVGAVLDDSEFQYELLSVVHTDESDDVLTDRQRECLRIARQAGYFEVPRRCTLADVADRLDVDKSTASVTLRRATERVLDQFLVGPE from the coding sequence ATGATTCGAGCCCGGTTCCGGATGACCCTCCCGCGGGAGATCTGGATCAGCGAGGTCTCACGGGCGAACCCGCAGGCGACGTACAGACTGCTGACCGCCGCAGCCGTCCAGGGCCGCTCGCTCGAACTCGGCGAGGTCGTCGCCGACGATCCACGGCCTGCCGTCGGGTCGGTCCGGGACCACCCAGACGTGGTCGCGTTCGACCTGCTGTTCGTCGACGACGGACGGGCGCTCTCGCGGTACGAGTCGACGGAGCTGCGGCTCTACGAGTTCCTCGGTGCGTCGTCGCTCCCACCCCTGTTCCCGGTCGTCGTCGAGGACGGCCGGATGACGTTCGACGTCGCCGCCACACGGGACCAGTTCGAGGCCGTCGGGGCCGTCCTCGACGACAGCGAGTTCCAGTACGAACTCCTCTCGGTGGTCCACACCGACGAGTCGGACGACGTCCTCACCGACCGACAGCGCGAGTGCCTCAGGATCGCTCGGCAGGCCGGATACTTCGAGGTGCCACGGCGCTGTACACTCGCCGATGTGGCCGACCGGCTTGACGTCGACAAATCCACCGCCAGCGTCACGCTGCGGCGGGCGACGGAACGGGTCCTCGACCAGTTCCTCGTGGGACCCGAATGA
- a CDS encoding lysylphosphatidylglycerol synthase domain-containing protein, with product MRPAVRFLVGATLGAIAIAAYLWFVGVGTVVGRAATLAPLFAVLVLALVLAEGAADGIGVWASLRPLNGGLSPGKSVQFAFAGDFFDTLSPAGPVTSEPIMARFFAVETETSYSEALGVRGVAKYVKSGAQLFVSTVLVAVLLMLGPTPSFLLYTLGGAVAVLVVVGLLLGATHAWLSGGIVVLLAPPVRFVSSLYRAEPYDREDVAAAVDRFWMRAGQFRDAPGLVALIAVGGVVEQLLTAGALWVALGGIGTPVALLPIVAVIPFPQAASVVPVPASLGAYDVLLGVVLGLLTVASQADAAAAVFAVRTFSIGSALAVGGVSTGFLRGWRP from the coding sequence GTGCGCCCCGCCGTGCGGTTCCTCGTCGGTGCGACGCTGGGTGCGATAGCGATAGCCGCGTATCTCTGGTTCGTCGGTGTCGGCACCGTCGTCGGCCGGGCCGCGACGCTCGCCCCCCTGTTCGCGGTCCTCGTGCTCGCGCTGGTCCTCGCCGAGGGTGCCGCCGACGGGATCGGCGTCTGGGCCTCGCTTCGGCCGCTCAACGGTGGGCTCTCGCCGGGGAAGAGCGTCCAGTTCGCGTTCGCCGGTGACTTCTTCGACACGCTCAGTCCCGCTGGCCCGGTGACCTCCGAGCCCATCATGGCGCGGTTCTTCGCCGTCGAGACGGAGACGAGCTACAGCGAGGCACTGGGCGTCCGGGGCGTCGCCAAGTACGTGAAGTCGGGGGCGCAGCTGTTCGTCTCGACGGTTCTCGTCGCCGTGCTGCTCATGCTCGGGCCGACCCCGTCGTTCCTCCTCTACACCCTCGGTGGGGCGGTCGCGGTCCTCGTCGTCGTCGGCCTCTTGCTGGGTGCGACCCACGCCTGGTTGAGCGGTGGTATCGTCGTCCTCCTCGCACCGCCGGTCAGGTTCGTCTCGTCGCTGTACCGGGCGGAGCCGTACGACCGCGAGGACGTGGCGGCCGCCGTCGACCGGTTCTGGATGCGCGCGGGACAGTTCCGGGACGCCCCCGGGCTGGTCGCCCTCATCGCGGTCGGTGGCGTCGTCGAACAGCTGCTCACGGCAGGGGCCCTCTGGGTGGCGCTGGGTGGCATCGGGACACCGGTGGCACTGCTCCCCATCGTCGCGGTCATCCCATTCCCGCAGGCGGCCAGTGTCGTCCCCGTGCCCGCGAGTCTGGGTGCCTACGACGTGCTGCTCGGGGTCGTTCTGGGACTGCTCACCGTCGCCTCCCAGGCCGACGCGGCCGCCGCTGTGTTCGCGGTCCGGACGTTCAGCATCGGCTCCGCGCTCGCCGTCGGCGGTGTCTCGACGGGGTTCCTTCGGGGCTGGCGGCCCTGA
- a CDS encoding MBL fold metallo-hydrolase — MDADDFPTPAVEVDEIEPSELKAQIDAGEDVTILDARMNGDFEEWHIDDENVEIANVPYFHFLEDEVDEDILEQVPEGEPLVVLCAKGGASAYVASKLAENGRDVVHLDEGMNGWARIYERVEVSRYDGPGTLYQYQRPSSGCLGYLLVSDGEAAVVDPLRAFTDRYLDDAAELDAELTYAFDTHIHADHISGVRALDAEGVTGVIPEAARQRDVTYIDELVSAEDGDEFAVGDATIETVHTPGHTSGMTSYLLGDSLLATGDGLFVESVARPDLEEGDEGAPDAARQLYDSLQTKVLTLDDDVLVGGAHFSDAAEPAEDGTYTAPIGQLREDMDALTMDEEDFVETVLADMPPRPANYQDIIATNLGQQSADDDEAFELELGPNNCAASQDALTGD; from the coding sequence ATGGATGCAGACGACTTCCCGACACCCGCTGTCGAGGTCGACGAGATCGAACCGAGCGAACTGAAGGCACAGATCGACGCCGGCGAGGACGTCACCATCCTCGACGCCCGCATGAACGGGGACTTCGAGGAGTGGCACATCGACGATGAGAACGTCGAGATCGCCAACGTCCCCTACTTCCACTTCCTCGAGGACGAGGTCGACGAGGACATCCTCGAACAGGTTCCCGAGGGCGAGCCGCTCGTCGTCCTCTGTGCGAAGGGCGGTGCCAGCGCGTACGTCGCCAGCAAGCTCGCCGAGAACGGCCGTGACGTCGTCCACCTGGACGAGGGGATGAACGGCTGGGCCCGGATCTACGAGCGTGTCGAGGTCAGCCGGTACGACGGACCCGGAACGCTCTACCAGTACCAGCGCCCATCGAGTGGCTGTCTCGGCTACCTGCTCGTCTCCGACGGCGAGGCCGCCGTGGTCGACCCGCTCCGGGCCTTCACGGACCGCTACCTCGACGACGCTGCAGAGCTCGACGCGGAGCTGACCTACGCCTTCGACACCCACATCCACGCCGACCACATCTCCGGCGTCCGTGCGCTCGACGCGGAGGGCGTCACCGGCGTCATCCCGGAAGCAGCGCGCCAGCGCGACGTCACCTACATCGACGAGCTCGTCTCCGCCGAGGACGGCGACGAGTTCGCCGTCGGCGACGCGACCATCGAGACCGTCCACACGCCCGGCCACACGAGCGGCATGACCTCGTACCTGCTCGGTGACAGCCTGCTCGCCACCGGCGACGGCCTGTTCGTCGAGAGCGTCGCACGCCCGGACCTCGAGGAGGGCGACGAGGGGGCACCCGACGCGGCCCGCCAGCTCTACGACTCGCTGCAGACGAAGGTGCTCACGCTGGACGACGACGTACTCGTCGGTGGGGCTCACTTCAGCGACGCTGCCGAGCCCGCCGAGGACGGCACCTACACCGCACCCATCGGCCAGCTCCGCGAGGACATGGACGCACTCACGATGGACGAGGAGGACTTCGTCGAGACCGTCCTCGCCGACATGCCGCCCCGCCCGGCCAACTACCAGGACATCATCGCGACGAACCTCGGCCAGCAGTCGGCCGACGACGACGAGGCGTTCGAGCTCGAACTCGGCCCGAACAACTGCGCCGCCAGCCAGGACGCGCTGACCGGCGACTGA
- a CDS encoding sulfite exporter TauE/SafE family protein has product MMELMGVGVDLLALFTGFGLLIGILFGFFGMGGSFLVTPALLVMGYEPNVAVGSGLAFVFGTSVIATLKHRDLGQVDYKLGILMIAGTTAGIEVGKLGLEYLQHIGLAGTVVSVAYVFLLGGIGMFVTREALKGGGGGGVDHDADGEIDGDDIPDIAKKIQSYRVPPMMKLRGGVRVSLWLILVVAFATGLLSGFLGVGGGFIRMPALFYLIGVPVPVAVGTDLFEIVFSGGLGSFLYAQSGAVDLSIVVPLLAGSALGARLGAAATSLVNEDDIKVYFGVMLLLGAIAVAVREIGGVLQMPILDTVSLIIILGAALLVSGAVVYSAIYELRKEGSESTSAAPAGD; this is encoded by the coding sequence ATGATGGAGCTGATGGGGGTGGGCGTGGACCTGCTCGCGCTGTTCACCGGGTTCGGCCTGCTCATCGGCATCCTGTTCGGCTTCTTCGGGATGGGCGGGTCGTTCCTCGTCACGCCCGCGCTGCTGGTGATGGGGTACGAGCCGAACGTCGCGGTCGGCTCCGGCCTGGCGTTCGTGTTCGGGACATCCGTCATCGCGACGTTGAAACACCGTGACCTCGGCCAGGTCGACTACAAGCTCGGCATCCTGATGATCGCCGGGACGACGGCCGGCATCGAGGTCGGGAAGCTCGGGCTCGAGTACCTGCAGCACATCGGGCTCGCTGGCACGGTCGTCAGCGTCGCCTACGTCTTCCTCCTCGGTGGCATCGGTATGTTCGTCACGCGCGAGGCGCTGAAGGGAGGCGGTGGCGGTGGTGTCGACCACGACGCCGATGGTGAGATCGACGGGGATGACATCCCCGATATCGCGAAGAAGATCCAGTCCTACCGGGTGCCACCGATGATGAAGCTCCGGGGCGGGGTCAGGGTCTCACTCTGGCTCATCCTCGTCGTCGCGTTCGCGACGGGCTTGCTCTCCGGGTTCCTCGGCGTGGGTGGCGGGTTCATCCGCATGCCCGCGCTGTTCTACCTCATCGGGGTCCCGGTCCCCGTCGCGGTCGGGACGGACCTGTTCGAGATCGTCTTCTCCGGCGGTCTCGGGAGCTTCCTCTACGCGCAGTCCGGTGCGGTCGACCTGAGCATCGTCGTCCCGCTGCTCGCCGGTAGTGCACTGGGTGCACGCCTCGGTGCCGCTGCGACGAGTCTCGTCAACGAGGACGACATCAAGGTGTACTTCGGTGTCATGCTGCTGCTCGGTGCCATCGCGGTCGCAGTCCGCGAGATCGGTGGGGTCCTCCAGATGCCCATCCTCGACACCGTCAGCCTGATCATCATCCTCGGTGCGGCACTCCTGGTGAGTGGCGCGGTGGTCTACAGCGCCATCTACGAGCTGCGTAAGGAGGGCTCCGAGTCCACCTCTGCGGCACCGGCCGGCGACTGA
- a CDS encoding universal stress protein, translated as MRAVLATDLSDAIETALSSRTCLECLERYGIDQIDLVTVTSPNVTAGMPGSDIGARTKRGLERQRRMLEEEGFDVRTHVMRGTPHRRINGLADRVKADLVIVGSRGQSPLEQRFIGGTAKNVARTASRPLLVQRILEHGEEDHEVAAEHLFQRILYATDFSENAERAFDQFQHLKHAAKEVTLLHVAPPERRPGSDPDAVADAEARLDELAAELGELGIETRTVVREGAAVEEILAAEKEFEPTTILMGSRGRSRMRRLLLGSVSEDVTARAHCNVLLVPPTGVR; from the coding sequence ATGCGCGCAGTACTCGCAACCGACCTGTCGGACGCCATCGAGACCGCTCTCAGCTCACGGACCTGTCTCGAATGTCTCGAACGGTACGGGATCGACCAGATCGACCTCGTCACCGTCACCAGCCCGAACGTCACCGCCGGGATGCCGGGCAGCGACATCGGCGCTCGCACCAAGCGCGGACTCGAACGACAGCGACGGATGCTCGAAGAGGAGGGGTTCGACGTCCGAACGCACGTGATGCGGGGGACGCCACACCGCCGGATCAACGGTCTCGCCGACCGGGTCAAGGCCGACCTGGTGATCGTGGGATCACGTGGTCAGAGCCCGCTCGAACAGCGGTTCATCGGAGGGACCGCGAAGAACGTGGCCCGCACCGCGAGCCGACCACTGCTCGTCCAGCGCATCCTCGAACACGGCGAGGAGGACCACGAGGTCGCCGCCGAGCACCTCTTCCAGCGCATCCTCTATGCGACCGACTTCTCCGAGAACGCCGAGCGGGCGTTCGACCAGTTCCAGCACCTCAAGCACGCGGCGAAGGAGGTGACGCTGCTCCACGTCGCGCCGCCCGAACGCCGGCCCGGAAGCGACCCCGACGCGGTGGCCGACGCGGAGGCCCGCCTCGACGAACTCGCCGCCGAACTGGGGGAGCTGGGTATCGAGACGCGGACCGTCGTTCGTGAGGGAGCCGCCGTCGAGGAGATTCTCGCCGCCGAGAAGGAGTTCGAGCCCACGACAATCCTGATGGGCTCGCGGGGCCGGAGCCGGATGCGTCGCCTGTTGCTGGGGAGCGTCTCCGAGGACGTCACTGCACGAGCACACTGCAACGTCCTGCTCGTCCCGCCGACCGGCGTGCGCTGA
- a CDS encoding universal stress protein codes for MFEQILVPTDGSECATSAVGYAEDLASHYDATVHVLSVLDSRSAENAPEQEQSGSRAEAIVDEAGAEVSEADLPVERAVRSGVPYRVILEYVSDADIDIVVMGTHGRTGVERYLLGSVTEKVLRRSDVPVLTVRDTADGSVHYPYESVLIPTDGSAAAEAAADVGLDVAGRYGSRLNVVSIVDAFSMGLDVRSELMTDALEEAAEEAVDSIADRADDSVAGVETAVGYGRPYKKLRRYIEDNDVDLVVMGTHGRTGLERYLLGSVTEKIVRTSPVPVLTIRSVDTDAD; via the coding sequence ATGTTCGAACAGATACTCGTCCCGACCGACGGCAGCGAGTGTGCGACGTCGGCGGTCGGCTACGCGGAGGACCTGGCGAGTCACTACGATGCCACCGTCCACGTCCTCAGCGTTCTCGACTCGCGCAGCGCGGAGAACGCGCCCGAACAGGAACAGAGCGGCAGTCGCGCCGAGGCCATCGTCGACGAGGCCGGAGCGGAGGTCTCGGAAGCCGACCTCCCGGTCGAACGAGCCGTCCGAAGCGGGGTTCCCTACCGGGTCATCCTCGAGTACGTCTCCGACGCCGACATCGATATCGTGGTGATGGGCACCCACGGGCGGACCGGCGTCGAGCGCTACCTGCTGGGGAGCGTCACCGAGAAGGTCCTCCGCCGCTCCGACGTGCCGGTGCTGACCGTCCGCGACACCGCCGACGGGTCGGTACACTACCCGTACGAGTCCGTGCTGATCCCGACCGACGGGAGTGCCGCCGCGGAGGCAGCTGCGGACGTTGGGCTCGACGTCGCCGGGCGGTACGGCTCACGGCTCAACGTCGTCTCCATCGTCGACGCGTTCTCGATGGGGCTCGACGTCCGTTCGGAGCTGATGACCGACGCGCTCGAGGAGGCTGCCGAGGAGGCCGTCGACAGCATCGCCGACCGGGCCGACGACTCCGTCGCCGGGGTCGAGACCGCGGTCGGCTACGGCAGACCGTACAAGAAACTGCGTCGGTACATCGAGGACAACGACGTCGACCTCGTCGTGATGGGAACCCACGGTCGCACGGGACTGGAGCGCTATCTGCTGGGGAGCGTCACCGAGAAGATCGTCCGAACCTCGCCCGTCCCGGTGCTGACGATTCGGTCCGTAGACACCGACGCGGACTGA
- a CDS encoding LiaF transmembrane domain-containing protein: protein MSTTSTRRFPSVQILFGALVVVLGALLLLDTTGLFPTTDLLLYAPSLFVVVGLWALVQSRLRNIVGPVVLVTIGAAWQAVALDLATVDDVIVFWPVLVIAFGLSVILGTYRAKTVPTEDAYTSMFAAFGGVERRNTSKAFTGADLTALFGAAEIDLRDAEITDRPARINAVALFGAAEVIVPRDWNVQMDVLPVLGAAEDSRRRSETVNDEVDLVVGGFTAFGGIEVKD, encoded by the coding sequence ATGAGCACCACTTCAACCCGGAGATTTCCGTCCGTCCAGATACTGTTCGGGGCACTCGTCGTCGTCCTCGGAGCGTTGCTCCTGCTCGATACGACCGGCCTGTTCCCGACCACCGACCTGCTGCTGTACGCCCCGTCGCTGTTCGTCGTCGTCGGCCTCTGGGCGCTGGTCCAGAGCCGACTCCGGAACATCGTCGGTCCGGTCGTCCTCGTCACCATCGGTGCAGCCTGGCAGGCCGTCGCGCTCGACCTCGCGACCGTCGACGACGTCATCGTCTTCTGGCCGGTGCTCGTCATCGCGTTCGGCCTCTCGGTGATCCTCGGCACCTACCGCGCGAAGACCGTCCCCACCGAGGACGCGTACACGTCGATGTTCGCGGCCTTCGGTGGCGTCGAGCGACGGAACACCTCGAAGGCGTTCACCGGAGCCGACCTCACCGCACTCTTCGGTGCCGCGGAGATCGACCTGCGCGACGCCGAGATTACCGACCGGCCGGCCCGCATCAACGCAGTGGCGCTGTTCGGTGCTGCCGAGGTCATCGTTCCCCGCGACTGGAACGTCCAGATGGACGTCCTGCCCGTCCTCGGTGCTGCCGAGGACTCCCGTCGCCGCTCCGAGACCGTCAACGACGAGGTCGACCTCGTCGTCGGCGGCTTCACCGCGTTCGGTGGCATCGAAGTGAAGGACTGA